The Moorella glycerini genomic interval CCTTCACGGATAGAGGTCCCGGTATAAATGGACCACCTGCCTATTTCCACGGTCATAAACCACTTGAGAAATATGGCCAGTAGCGGCATCCATAAGGTAACAATGCCAAATATTGCTCCTACCCGCGGGTTAAGGGTCAATTCGCCGCCGCCAATGGCCATGCCGGCCCAGACTATGCCGGGACCGAGCATACGGACGAGTTCCCACCCTTTGGGAGCTTCCGGAATTGAATACCTGGGTTCAGACATAAACTTTTTCCACCTCCATTAAAATCGATTTTTAAAGCAATGACTATAGTATGAGGGGTGCTTTTTTGTGGCTCCTCGCTACATCAAGTGGGTAAACCAAAATCCAGGTTACCAGCAATAAGATAAGAGATGGTAATAAAGTTAGCCTTATTACGATAGCCACGAGCCTTTGCTTTTCCAGCTTGCAATAGACTGTTGGTACCCTCCAGGAGGCCGTTAGAAATACGGCTGTTAAACCAACTTAGCACTCCTTCCCAGTGGCGTTTAATCGTTTTAGCAGCCTCAATCATCGGTTGCAGGCGGCAATGGGTCGCCCAGAAATACCACCGCTTGAGATGGGCTTCGCCACTCTTCCGATCAGGCTGGTTAAAAAGATCCTGGAAGGCCAGCTTGATGCGATAGGCTCGCCCGGTTTTTAGATGGCAACGGCTAAGGGCCTCTATGCTTGCTTTTTGTTTACTGGTCAGATTGGCAGGGTTCTTAAGCCATTGATAACGGGTCTTCTTTAAAAGGTCTGTCTCCCGGCTCTCCTGGCGTCGTACTTCATCAAGGGCCTGATTGACTATTTGCATGAGGTGATAACGGTCTAAAACTATGGTGGCATGGGAAAGGTGCTCCTTAAGGCCGGCAATAAATGCCGGTGAAAGGTCGCAGCACACTTCCTTAATGGCTTCTGGATTACCGTTATGCTGGATAAAATCTTCTACAAAAGCGGCAATGGTATCCTTAGCTCTGCCCGGGGTGGCAAACAGTAATGCGCCCTTATCTAAATCCACAAACAGGGTGATATAATCGTGTCCTTTCCGGGCGGAGGTTTCATCGATACCGATGCGGGTTACACCACTAAAGTCGGCCTTGGCTCTGCCGGCCACCACGTAATGTTTTACTACCCGCCACAGCCGGGTATCGTGTTCGTTTAATAATCTGGCTACGGCAGCCATAGGCATATCTTTGGCCAGGCGCATGAGCTGGGCTTCAAACAAGAGGGTAAACCCGCCCTCCCCTTGAGCCCAGGGTACCTCAACTCGCCTGACCCCGCAGCCGTGTTTACACTCTACCCGGGGTACACGGGCGATGATGAAGGCTTGATATTGAAAGAAGTCCAGATGGCGCCAAACCTGCTTCTCCGTATCATAGGCTTTGGCTCCAGGTTTGCCGCAGACTGGACAATTAAAGCTTGCACCGCGCTCAAAATCAACATGGATATCGAGGCACCCTTTTTGTTTTGAGAAAATAACTTCGGTAACCTTCCAGGGAGGGGTTAGACCCAGGGCATGGGCAAATAAGGCGTTTTGGTCGGGCAATGCTGGCCACTTCCTTTACCACCAGTATTGACCAGCATTTCTACACTATAAGGCGATATTCCTTCTTGTTGTCATTTATTTACATAAATGTTAGCAAGTCTTGTAGGCTAAAATTACCATTTATGGAATCTCAACATGCTAGAAATAATTTACTTCCTTTTCGATAATTGGTTTTACCCACACGAAATAGCGAGGAGCCTTTTTTGTTAATCCCGCCACCTCACTCCTTCCTCAAAATATCCTCTTGCAATATTCTATTATTTTCCCTGATAACCCACATAAGTGCCTGCCAGGCTCCTGGCTAATCAAAAATTACCGTTGTGCCTGTGGTATTAAAAAAGACCCGTTCTCCCAGCACCTCCTTAAGATAGTGACCTGCCGCCTCCCCGGTGCAGTGGGAGACGCCCACATGTTGTACATCCAGGGCCAGGAGCGCGGCAGCGGTCTTAAAAAGCCGGTCACCACCAGCCCCGATCAAATGCATTCCTCCAATTACCGCCCTTACCTCCCTTCGTTCAAGTACCTTAACGGCGCGCTGGATAATGTTTATAATGCCCGCATGGGCACACCCCGAGATGATTACCAGGCCCCGGGTAGTTGTGGCAACCAGGGCCAGTTCATCTTTAAAATCATCTTTAACCCACCGGTCATTATCAAAAATGAAAAATGGTTCATCTATCTTTTCAAAGTCGTTGGTGGCTTCGAAATCAGTAATGATATACAAGCCGGGTTGTATTTCGACAAGGGGTTCGTCAACCCGGATGATATTGAGCTCCTGCCTTTCAAGTTCCTCCGGGAGAAAATTGTTGCCGAGAAACTCAATACGCATACCTTCCTTCTGGTACTTGGGCCGGAAAAAATGATTGGAAACGAATAACCTGGGCGGCTTCACCTTCTCCAGGAGGTACCGTAACCCGCCGGTATGATCATAGTGGCTATGACTTAAAATCACCGCTCCCAAATGCCGGAGATCAATATTAAGTTGGGCAGCGTTATCAAGAAAACCCTTGCCCTGGCCGGTATCAAAAAGGATTGGCCCCCCGGTATCCGTTTCAATGTAAAACGAGAGGCCGTGCTCTGCTTTGAGGCCCTTATGACTCCCCTGATTATTTTCGATAATTGTAGTAATCTTAATCATTATCTATACACCTGCGTTTTCGTTGTATTGATTGTTTAAATCTATTTTAGTATTATTTAGATAGAGAGCTCAATGCACAAAATATCTGTTATTATAGTTCTCCTTTAAGGTTATTATTGTATGTTTTGCATAATATACAAAGATGCCAGAATGCCCTTCCGGGCATTCCACCGTGGAATGAAGGAGGCAAACAAATGATCCTTACCCATGAACTGGCGCAAAAGATTGTGGATGCCACTATGGAGCTTGTCAACCGGAATGTCAATATCATGAACGACCGCGGCTATATCATCGCCTCAGGCCATAAGCATCGCATCAACACCTTTCATAAAGGAGCCCTGGATGTCCTGGTAACCGGCCAGGCAGTAGACATATACCCCGAAAACCTGGAAAAATACCCCGGTGCCCTCCAGGGGGTAAACCTTCCCATAGTTTTTGAAGGCAAAACTGTTGGTGTTGTCGGCGTATACGGCAACCCGGACGAGGTCCGCGTCACCGCCTTGCTGGTAAAGATGGCTACCGAACTTTTACTGGAAAGGGAGATCATCCTGGAGCGTTTCTCCTCCCGCCAGAAGGCCAAGGAGCATTTGGTACTTAATCTAATTTCGCGAGAAACAACCTTAAACGCGGGAAGCCTGGCGTCCCTGGAGGAACAGGCCAGCTTGCTGGGCTACAACCTTTACCTCCCCCGTGTCGTAGTTACAGGTAGCATGGAAATCGCCAGAGGGAGTTCTCCGGGATACCATGACCTGGTACAAAATAAAATAAGGGAGAAAATTCTCTCCCTCATGGAAAAACCTCCTCTCGCCGGTGAACAGGATCTGGCCGTTATCCTGAATGATAACCTGGTATTCCTTAAGGCCTTACCATCCGGCCCTCAGTCTATGGGGGAGCTGGTCTCCTGGGGCCAGGACATGGTGCGCCTGATAGCTACTACCTATCCTCAGGTAAGGTTTAAACTGGCTGCCGGCAGTATCTTTAGTGAACCCTGTGATACCTTCTTCTCCTATCACCAGGCCAATTTTGCTCTCGGATTATGCCCCGAGGGGCATTTTGTAAGCATCTATAATCATGAGGTATTGCTGGCCTACCTGCTAAAAAATGTTGAAACGCCGGAAAATGAAAGAATCATGGAGTCTATAACTAACAAACTGGAGGGTTTAGCCGAAAGGAAATATAACATCATAAACACCATCCGTATCCTCTTGGAATGCAATTTGAACCTGGCGGAAACCGCCCGCTCCCTTTACATCCATCGCAATACCCTTCTTTTCCGGCTCAAAAAATTTAAGGAACTCACAGGCCTTGAACCCCATCGTAATTTTAATGACGCCTTGTTATGTAAAATAGCATTAACCTTTCTCAATAAAAAAAGCCCTTAAAAATGAGCCGTCATTCTATCTGCCGGCGGTAATCCCTGAGCCGGCTGGTAAAGTCAGTAGGCCCCATGCCAGTAAAAAAATTTCCCCTGGCGACTATTCCCCAGGGGATTAATATTGGGGGAAGCCAATTTAGCTTTTACCGGGGGTCAACACTAGCCGGTAGCCGCCGGCCACCTTTTCCACCTGGACCTGATAACCCCGGTTTTCTGCCAGCCGGGATACGTTTTCTCTGGAGGTTTCATTATCGGTTAAGACTTTCAGTGGCTGGCCGGGATTTTGCTCCATAGCCTTTTTCGTCTTTACTACCGGTATGGGGCAGGAAAGCCCGCGTACATCAACTTCCACCATAAAAACATCGCCTCCTTTTATCCTGAAATTACCTGGTGCAAATACCGCTCCAACTGCAGAGACTTTCCCTGAAAATGCCGGGCAACTGGTCAATGATTTCGGCAACACTGGTGGCAGGCGTCGGGTTTGCCCTCCGGCCTGCTGCCCGGTTTGCTTTGGCGCTGATGCTGGCCGCCTGGTCCGGATCCAGCCCGGCATAAGCAAAAGCAGTGACCATACCGGTGATGGTATCGCCTGTGCCGCCTATGCACTCCATTTGGGGAATATCCGGCTCTTTAATCTCATCAACGATAACTCCATCTTTTACTATATAATCGACAGCTCCTTTAACCAGGAGGCATTTGGCCGCACCCCCGTTAGCATAAGCGCGTTTAATTAGGTCGGGTACGCGGGCGAAGGCATCCTCGAACAGATGACGGCTGATATAAGCCGGGTGGACGGCTTCCGGGTCGGCCAGGAAAGCAATTTCACTGGGGTCCGGGGTGAAAATATCAAAGTGTGGCGCTACACCTGCCGCCTTGGCCGCGTACATGGAACCGGCATCGGCAATTAGCACCGCCCGGGGGTGGTATTTTTCTACTGCGGTATAGAGCTTTTGCATTAACGTAACGATGGGCAGACAATAATGGAGAGCTAAAACCCTGGGCGCCAGTTCCTCTATATGTTCTATCAGATACTGGTAAATCAACCTGCTTCCTTTCCCCGTGCCAATATCGCCTGCCAGCAGTACCCGCGGTGGTTCCAGCCCAAGGTAAGAGGTAGTGGCCAGAGCCGCGCTTACCATGGCCATTGTGCCCTGGGTACAGGGCAAGCTATAGCCGTCAACGCGCAGATTTTTCCCTTCTCTTTCCACCCGGCCAAAGGTCAGGGGCATGTCGGTTACCGGGACGGTCCCGGCAATGAGCATCACGTAGACGCTGCCTCCTTCCAAATTTCTAAAGCCTTTTCCAGGGCGCGGTCGAGCATCAGGGCGCACAAGGTACGGCCCTCGTCCCTCGGCCGGGGAGCTGCCTCCAGGTGGGTGCCCACCAGCCGGGTGTAAAGGTAGGGGATATCAGGACAGCCACCACCGGAAATATTAACTATCACGCCTGTCTTTCTATCGAAAACGAGTTTCATATTGCCCGCCTTGACCATAACGTGCCCGGTAAACCAGGTTACTTTTTCTACCTGCAGGAGTTCTATTTCACCTTTGAAGGGATAGATACCCATGTAGGACACCCTGCCGGTAAGGGCCCTGGCCACTGCCGTTTGCTCGACCAGGTCGATTTCCAGGGCCAGGTCGCAGCCTTTGCGCATACCGGGCGGGGGCGCTACCAGTTTGCAGTCGAAGCCGGCTTTTTTCAACACCTTTTCGGCGTGCATAGCCTCTTCCACCGTGGCGAAAATTATCAAACCCCTGGCATCAGCAGTTCCGGCCCGAGCTGCAACGGCTTTATTTTTCAGCCAGCTTAAAACCATTTGGCATTCCCCTGCTTATTACGTTAATCCAGAGTCTCCCGCATAAAGAAACCGACGCCGGCGGCGAAAACCAGACCTATTATTACGGCTGCGGGGCCGTAGGGCCCGGGGCCTTTAGGGCTGGAGGCAAGAAGGAAATTATGGGCGAAGGCGGCCCCCACCAGCATGCCCATGATGGCCACTCCAGCGTCGGTATCGCCTTCACCGGCGAGAACAGTTTGCCGTAAGGGACAGCCGCCCAGCAAGGTAGCGGTAAGTCCGGCCAGGGTCATTCCTAAAAAATTCCACAATTGATTTGTATGGGCCACGGGCTGGCCCGTAAAGCCGATATTAATTTTACCCAGGACAGCGTTAACCACCAGCGCACCCACAAAAAAGGCCGCAATACCGCTGAAAAGGTAGGTATCTTTTACCAGGAAAAGGTCGCGCCAGCCGCCGACAAAACACATCCTGGTTCTCTGGGCTAAAAAGCCGATAAGTAAGCCTGCCGCCAGGGAAACTCCCACCAGGGCATGGGCAGCGCCGGGGCCTTCCTTGCTGAAGAAAATAAATGAGGGCCTGGCAATAGCAAGGAGGAGCAACCCCAGCATGAAGAGCGGCATCAACCAGCCGGCCGCTGTATAGGTAGATTGCCAGCGGCCCAGGTTGAAACCTCGCTTGAGAAAATAAATACCCATCAAAGCACCTGCCACTACCCCCGCCAAGCCGGCGACAGCGTTCAAATCACCGCCGGCAAGGCGCAATACAGCCCTTACCGGGCATCCTAAAAACACCAGGGCACCGATCATGAAAAAGGCGCCCAAAAAGAACCGTACCAGGGGTGCCGAGCCACCGCGGGCCCGGAATTCACCGCAAACAAGGGCGGACAGGAAGGCTCCTAAACCGATCCCCATAATTTCCGGCCGTAAATACTGGACTATCGCTGCCCGGTGCAGACCCAGGGCGCCGGTAATGTCCCGGTAGAAACAGGCGATACAAATGCCCATATTGGCGGGATTGCCAAGGTAGGTCATAAAGGCTGCCAGGGCCCCGCCAACCAAACCTGCTATAATCATGAAGTTTTTGGAGGAAAAAGACCTGTTCATTTATTTAAACACCTCCGGTTATGAAATTAAGAGGGATATAAATGGTTAAAGGATTTGTTCCACCCCCTTTGCGTCCTCTTTTGGTCGGGATATTGGTCACCTGTTTATAACATTCTATCCGTCGGAAGGATATTCCTTCATGTTTTATATGACTTTTTGTTATACTTATGAAAAAACAAGTCCCCTAAAATAAAAAATGGTTCAGAAGCCTTTTTAGCAAACGCTAAAGGGTTTCTGAACGGCATCGCCGGCCAGCAGGGCTACGGCCTCCCCTATTTAAAGAAAACTCTCCAAGGTTTCTAACCGTATAAAAAAATCCTCCTGGTAGTTTGGCGACTACTCATACCTCGCCTTGAACCCAGAGGCCAGGTAATAATCAAGACCCTCGTCAATCTCTATTTCCGTTAGCCCGGTAGCTACCAGCATGCCCAGCATTTCGTTGCCCGGCGGGATCTGGTCCCCGGCCACAACGCCCCCCAGGGATCTATGCAAATTATTTATGGTTTCCCGCGCTGCCGTATGGCAGATAATAACCCGGCCGCCCGGTTTCACCACCCGGGCCATCTCTTTTAGGGCCTTAAGTTTATGGGGAAAATGGGGGAAAGCCGAGTTGCAGATGACCTCGTCGAAAGTAGCATCCGGATAGGGTATGGAAACTACGTCGGTGCAAATGAACTCCACATTAGCGGGAAACCCTTTACTTCGCGCCCGTTCCAGCATGGCCTCGGCTATATCCAGGGCCACTATCCGGCCGGCGGGTCCCACGGCGGCCAGTAAATAGGGAATTAATATCCCCGTACCGCAACCCACATCTAGCACCGTGCTGCCGGGAGCAATGTTTAATTTTTTAATAATATTTTCCAGTTTGGCTTTTTCTTCCTGCGTACACAGGTTGTCCCAAATATCAGCCTTGCTGTTAAAATACTCGCGGTGGGTAAGCATATAACTCCCTCCTGCGCTCGCATATTGTTTAACCTGCAATCACTCATTTTCTTGCCACTGTTTTACCTTGCGTTTCGGGGAGAAAATTGTTGCCAGGACAAAAATAACGGCCGAAGTAAGAACGATTGCCGCCCCGCTGGGAACATCCAGGATATAAGAAACACCAAGCCCGGCCCAGCAGGAAAGGACGCCAAAAAGCACCGCCAGGAAAAACATGCCTTTCAAGCTGTAGGTGAGCTGGTAAGCAGCGGCTGCCGGATTTAAAATCAGGTTAAAAATTAACAGGCCGCCGATGCTGCGCAGGGAAGCGGTTACAGTAGCGCCGGTAAGAAAAAGGATACTGTAAAAGATCTCGTGGGCAGGTATGCCTACCGCCCGGGCCATTTCCCGGTGAAAGATAACCGCCTGGATCTCTTTAAAAAACATGACTACCAGCCCGGTAACTATGATCGTCACGACGGCCAGGAGCCAGAGATCGGTTGTCGTAACCGTCAGGATACTACCCCACAGGAGTTCTAAGGCCTGGGTTTTGGGACCTGGGAGCAGGCCCATAAAAAGGAAAGCCAGGCCCATGGTGATGGAGAATATAATGCCGATGGGCGTATCGAGGTTAAATTCGCCCCGGTCGGCCAGGGGCCCGATGGCAGCCGCCCCGGCCAGGCTGAAGAGTGTGGCTCCCAGCAAGGGATCAAATCCCAGCCAGGTAGCAAAGAGGGCCCCGGCAAAGGCGGCATGGGCAAGGGAAACCCCAATAAAGGAAAGGTGCATAGTAACGACAAAAACACCGATCAGGGAGCAGCCTATACCGGCCAGCAGGCCGGCCAGCAAGGCCTCCTGCATAAACTTGTAGCTTAAAATAGACATTTCCTACTTCTTCCTAAAATTAAATTGAAACACTCATGTCGACAAACGGCACTAATAGAGGATGAAAATGGCAGTTGCTATTTTCAAGCAAGTTAAAATAGCTGCTCCAACACCCTGTCCTGGAGTAGCTCTTCCGGGTTTCCTGTTTTCCAGATACGCCCTTTTTTCATGAGCACCAGGCGGTCGCACAATCCAGTCAACCCCGCCAGGGAATGGGTAACCATTAAAGTAGTTAACTTGCGTTCCTTGTGAATCCGTTGTACCAGCTGTAATATTTGCTGCTGCGCCCGCCGGTCCAGGGAAGCGGTGGGTTCATCCAGCAGGAGAATTGACGGTTCCTGGGCCAGGGCGCGGGCGATGGCTACCCGCTGCTGTTCGCCGCCGGAAAGATGGCCGATGGGACGCCCGGACAAAGCCGTCATACCTACCAGCTCCAGCATGCGGTCTACTACCTGCCAATCGCCGGGTCCCGGCCGGCGGAAAAAGCCCAGTCGGCCGTAACGCCCCATCATGACTACTTCCCTGGCCGTTACCGGCATGCGGGGATCAATAACCGGCAACTGAGGAACGTAGCCAATTCTACTGCGGAGGTCCGCCGGGCAGCCACGCGCCAGGTTATGGCCCAGGACCCACACCTCTCCCTGGAGCAAATGTCCCAGGCCATTGACCAGGGTTAGCAGTGTCGTTTTCCCGGCCCCGTTGGGACCAATGATCCCTATTATTTCCCCTGCTTTAATCTCCAGCGACACGCCGCGCAGCGCTACATCTTCACGATAGGATACTACTGCATTTTTAATTTTAATAACTACTGGTACCATTGCTTTTCTTCCCTAGTGGGGGATGGACGCCAGCAGCAATTCGACGTTTTTTTGTACAGCTTGGTCCCATTTGTCTGTTCCCGGAAGGCCGCCGGGAAAGTTGGAAATAGTAACCCTGGGTATTCCCAGTTCCCTGGCAATGCCGGCCCCGGCATCCGGCCCGCTCTGGAGATTGTCAATTATCAATTTTACTCCTGCCTGCCGGCCCTTATCTACCAGCTCTTTTACCCGCTGTGGCGTAAGTTCTTCCGGACGGCCATAAGTAGCTACCACCTGAAAACCGGCCCAGCGCACAAAGCCCTCTTGCTGGTCGGAACAAAGAACTTTCAACTTTCCCGCACCCGCTGCCTGCAGGCGGGCCCGCATTTCTTTTTCCACCTTGGCTGCCTGATCCATTGCTTCCCGGGCATTGGCCTTATAGTAATCTTTATTAGCCTGGTCTTTCTCAGCGAGTATATCGGCTACGGTCTGGAGGGCCTGCTGCCATACCGGCGGTGCCATCCAGTTACCCTTTACGGCTACCGGAACCACTTCTAACTGGGGATTTTTGGCGGAGGCCACTAATTCTTTGGTAAAAAGTTTGCCCTGCCAGTCATGCATCAGGAAAACCCGGGCCTGGCTAAG includes:
- a CDS encoding class I SAM-dependent methyltransferase, translating into MLTHREYFNSKADIWDNLCTQEEKAKLENIIKKLNIAPGSTVLDVGCGTGILIPYLLAAVGPAGRIVALDIAEAMLERARSKGFPANVEFICTDVVSIPYPDATFDEVICNSAFPHFPHKLKALKEMARVVKPGGRVIICHTAARETINNLHRSLGGVVAGDQIPPGNEMLGMLVATGLTEIEIDEGLDYYLASGFKARYE
- a CDS encoding MBL fold metallo-hydrolase; translation: MIKITTIIENNQGSHKGLKAEHGLSFYIETDTGGPILFDTGQGKGFLDNAAQLNIDLRHLGAVILSHSHYDHTGGLRYLLEKVKPPRLFVSNHFFRPKYQKEGMRIEFLGNNFLPEELERQELNIIRVDEPLVEIQPGLYIITDFEATNDFEKIDEPFFIFDNDRWVKDDFKDELALVATTTRGLVIISGCAHAGIINIIQRAVKVLERREVRAVIGGMHLIGAGGDRLFKTAAALLALDVQHVGVSHCTGEAAGHYLKEVLGERVFFNTTGTTVIFD
- a CDS encoding CdaR family transcriptional regulator — translated: MILTHELAQKIVDATMELVNRNVNIMNDRGYIIASGHKHRINTFHKGALDVLVTGQAVDIYPENLEKYPGALQGVNLPIVFEGKTVGVVGVYGNPDEVRVTALLVKMATELLLEREIILERFSSRQKAKEHLVLNLISRETTLNAGSLASLEEQASLLGYNLYLPRVVVTGSMEIARGSSPGYHDLVQNKIREKILSLMEKPPLAGEQDLAVILNDNLVFLKALPSGPQSMGELVSWGQDMVRLIATTYPQVRFKLAAGSIFSEPCDTFFSYHQANFALGLCPEGHFVSIYNHEVLLAYLLKNVETPENERIMESITNKLEGLAERKYNIINTIRILLECNLNLAETARSLYIHRNTLLFRLKKFKELTGLEPHRNFNDALLCKIALTFLNKKSP
- a CDS encoding ISL3 family transposase; the encoded protein is MPDQNALFAHALGLTPPWKVTEVIFSKQKGCLDIHVDFERGASFNCPVCGKPGAKAYDTEKQVWRHLDFFQYQAFIIARVPRVECKHGCGVRRVEVPWAQGEGGFTLLFEAQLMRLAKDMPMAAVARLLNEHDTRLWRVVKHYVVAGRAKADFSGVTRIGIDETSARKGHDYITLFVDLDKGALLFATPGRAKDTIAAFVEDFIQHNGNPEAIKEVCCDLSPAFIAGLKEHLSHATIVLDRYHLMQIVNQALDEVRRQESRETDLLKKTRYQWLKNPANLTSKQKASIEALSRCHLKTGRAYRIKLAFQDLFNQPDRKSGEAHLKRWYFWATHCRLQPMIEAAKTIKRHWEGVLSWFNSRISNGLLEGTNSLLQAGKAKARGYRNKANFITISYLIAGNLDFGLPT
- a CDS encoding metal ABC transporter substrate-binding protein; amino-acid sequence: MFSSRTMSRFLVNIVLLFLLLFVATGCNSRQTSNKLKVVTGTSLWMTAVQEVGKDRVEVKNIIPPASCPGHFDIKPSDVAVLSQARVFLMHDWQGKLFTKELVASAKNPQLEVVPVAVKGNWMAPPVWQQALQTVADILAEKDQANKDYYKANAREAMDQAAKVEKEMRARLQAAGAGKLKVLCSDQQEGFVRWAGFQVVATYGRPEELTPQRVKELVDKGRQAGVKLIIDNLQSGPDAGAGIARELGIPRVTISNFPGGLPGTDKWDQAVQKNVELLLASIPH
- the yedE gene encoding YedE family putative selenium transporter, encoding MNRSFSSKNFMIIAGLVGGALAAFMTYLGNPANMGICIACFYRDITGALGLHRAAIVQYLRPEIMGIGLGAFLSALVCGEFRARGGSAPLVRFFLGAFFMIGALVFLGCPVRAVLRLAGGDLNAVAGLAGVVAGALMGIYFLKRGFNLGRWQSTYTAAGWLMPLFMLGLLLLAIARPSFIFFSKEGPGAAHALVGVSLAAGLLIGFLAQRTRMCFVGGWRDLFLVKDTYLFSGIAAFFVGALVVNAVLGKINIGFTGQPVAHTNQLWNFLGMTLAGLTATLLGGCPLRQTVLAGEGDTDAGVAIMGMLVGAAFAHNFLLASSPKGPGPYGPAAVIIGLVFAAGVGFFMRETLD
- a CDS encoding DUF3343 domain-containing protein encodes the protein MVLSWLKNKAVAARAGTADARGLIIFATVEEAMHAEKVLKKAGFDCKLVAPPPGMRKGCDLALEIDLVEQTAVARALTGRVSYMGIYPFKGEIELLQVEKVTWFTGHVMVKAGNMKLVFDRKTGVIVNISGGGCPDIPYLYTRLVGTHLEAAPRPRDEGRTLCALMLDRALEKALEIWKEAAST
- a CDS encoding metal ABC transporter ATP-binding protein, producing MVPVVIKIKNAVVSYREDVALRGVSLEIKAGEIIGIIGPNGAGKTTLLTLVNGLGHLLQGEVWVLGHNLARGCPADLRSRIGYVPQLPVIDPRMPVTAREVVMMGRYGRLGFFRRPGPGDWQVVDRMLELVGMTALSGRPIGHLSGGEQQRVAIARALAQEPSILLLDEPTASLDRRAQQQILQLVQRIHKERKLTTLMVTHSLAGLTGLCDRLVLMKKGRIWKTGNPEELLQDRVLEQLF
- a CDS encoding sulfurtransferase TusA family protein, producing MVEVDVRGLSCPIPVVKTKKAMEQNPGQPLKVLTDNETSRENVSRLAENRGYQVQVEKVAGGYRLVLTPGKS
- a CDS encoding metal ABC transporter permease, translating into MSILSYKFMQEALLAGLLAGIGCSLIGVFVVTMHLSFIGVSLAHAAFAGALFATWLGFDPLLGATLFSLAGAAAIGPLADRGEFNLDTPIGIIFSITMGLAFLFMGLLPGPKTQALELLWGSILTVTTTDLWLLAVVTIIVTGLVVMFFKEIQAVIFHREMARAVGIPAHEIFYSILFLTGATVTASLRSIGGLLIFNLILNPAAAAYQLTYSLKGMFFLAVLFGVLSCWAGLGVSYILDVPSGAAIVLTSAVIFVLATIFSPKRKVKQWQENE
- a CDS encoding NAD(P)H-hydrate dehydratase translates to MLIAGTVPVTDMPLTFGRVEREGKNLRVDGYSLPCTQGTMAMVSAALATTSYLGLEPPRVLLAGDIGTGKGSRLIYQYLIEHIEELAPRVLALHYCLPIVTLMQKLYTAVEKYHPRAVLIADAGSMYAAKAAGVAPHFDIFTPDPSEIAFLADPEAVHPAYISRHLFEDAFARVPDLIKRAYANGGAAKCLLVKGAVDYIVKDGVIVDEIKEPDIPQMECIGGTGDTITGMVTAFAYAGLDPDQAASISAKANRAAGRRANPTPATSVAEIIDQLPGIFRESLCSWSGICTR